A single region of the Arthrobacter sp. zg-Y20 genome encodes:
- the glgA gene encoding glycogen synthase, whose translation MRVDIVSKEFPPEIYGGAGVHVAELSRVLAGEVDLHVHCFGAERPEDFHGAKVTAYPVPAELDSANPAVQTLGTDLEILGGLAGADLVHSHTWYANMAGHLGSLLHGIPHVLSAHSLEPLRPWKAEQLGGGYAVSSWVEKTAYEAAAAIIAVSEGMRQDILRSYPDVDPAKVKVVHNGIDVEQWQPVIDPDGVRSFDIDPDRPSVVFVGRNTRQKGVPYLLRAAALLPPEVQLVLCLGAADTPELAAETAALIEDLRRTRTGVIVIERMLPRAELIRILSIATVFACPSVYEPLGIVNLEAMACGTAVVASATGGIPEVVEDGVTGLLVPIDQVTDGTGTPLDPEAFVRDFAAALTTVVADPDLARRMGEAGRLRATDQFSWESIAEATLDVYRSVLA comes from the coding sequence GTGCGAGTAGATATTGTGTCGAAGGAATTCCCGCCGGAAATCTACGGAGGAGCAGGCGTTCACGTCGCCGAGCTTAGCCGTGTCCTGGCCGGAGAAGTAGATCTCCATGTGCATTGTTTCGGGGCCGAACGCCCGGAGGATTTCCATGGAGCGAAAGTAACCGCGTACCCCGTGCCGGCGGAGCTGGACAGCGCCAACCCGGCCGTACAGACCCTGGGTACGGACCTTGAAATCCTGGGCGGGCTGGCCGGCGCCGACCTGGTCCATTCCCACACCTGGTACGCCAACATGGCCGGCCATCTGGGCTCGCTGCTGCACGGCATCCCGCATGTCCTGAGTGCGCACAGCCTGGAGCCCCTGCGGCCGTGGAAGGCCGAACAGCTGGGCGGCGGCTACGCGGTGTCCTCCTGGGTGGAGAAAACCGCCTACGAGGCCGCCGCCGCGATCATCGCCGTCTCCGAGGGCATGCGCCAGGACATCCTGCGCAGCTACCCGGACGTGGATCCGGCCAAGGTCAAGGTGGTCCACAACGGCATTGACGTTGAGCAGTGGCAGCCGGTTATCGACCCCGACGGCGTCCGCTCCTTCGACATTGACCCGGACCGTCCCAGCGTGGTCTTTGTGGGCAGGAACACCCGGCAGAAGGGCGTGCCCTACCTGCTGCGCGCCGCAGCGCTGCTGCCGCCGGAGGTCCAGCTGGTCCTCTGCCTCGGTGCCGCGGATACGCCCGAGCTCGCGGCCGAAACAGCCGCCCTGATTGAGGACCTGCGGCGCACCCGTACCGGCGTCATCGTGATCGAGCGGATGCTGCCGCGGGCCGAGCTGATCCGGATCCTCTCCATTGCCACCGTCTTCGCCTGCCCGTCCGTCTACGAACCGCTGGGCATCGTGAACCTTGAAGCCATGGCCTGCGGCACCGCCGTCGTCGCCAGTGCCACGGGCGGCATCCCGGAGGTGGTCGAGGACGGCGTCACCGGGCTGCTGGTACCCATTGACCAGGTCACCGACGGCACCGGCACCCCGCTGGACCCGGAAGCCTTTGTCCGCGACTTCGCCGCAGCCCTGACTACTGTGGTGGCCGATCCGGACCTGGCCCGCCGCATGGG